The following nucleotide sequence is from Candidatus Lernaella stagnicola.
GGCGACAGCGCCGCGAAACACGAACAGTACTGGCTGCTGGCCGGGGAAGGCGCAGTGGACGAAGATCTCGTGAGCCTGTTGGCCGCGAACTCCGGCCCCGATGTCGAGTGGCTCGGTGGTCTCGGCGCGGTCTACGAAGACATCTACGCGGTGGACAGCATCCCTTACATCCCCGCCGACCTAATGCTCGCGCGCCTTCATGTGGCGACCGGGCTCGGCCACGGCTACGTCGATGTTCTGCAGGCGGCGGCCGAATCCGCGGGCGTGACGATTCGTCTCGAAGCCCCAGCCGCGGCGCTTATTCAGCACCCTGACCTAGGTATCGTGGGCGTCACGTCGACGGTGGACGGAGCCGACATCAACATTCGCGCCAAGCGCGCCGTGATCCTGGCGTCAGGCGGTTTTGACCGCAATCCCGAATTGGCGCGGGCGTTTTCACCGCAGCTTTACAATGACCTGCAAAACAACCTTGTGCTGTCCAATTCCGCCAACGAAGGCGACGGGCTGAAGATGGGCATGAACGTCGGTGCCGATTTGGCGGGCATGGGCGGCACGATCAGCTATCCGGCGATTCGCGTCGGACGAACCGAGGGCGGCACGCCCATCCCCGGCATTTGGGTCAACGCGCAGGGCCAGCGCTTCGTCAACGAAGCGGCCCATTACGGATACGTGTCGCGCGCCATGTTCGCGCAACAGGAACACATCGTCTGGGCCGTGTTCGACGAAACCGTTCGCCAAATGGGCGGCGCTACGATCGGCGGCTGGAGCGACGATCTGAGCAGCGAAATCGAGAGTGGCAAAATCGTCACCGCCGACACGCCCGCCGGGTTGGCCGCGGCGATGGGCGTCAACGCGGGGATGTTTCCGCTCACGCTGGCCAAATGGAACAACGACCTAAACGGCGACGCCGCCGACAGCCTCTTCGGACGCGAGGTCGCTCTGCAAGCGTTGGACACGCCGCCTTACTTCGCCACGCGCTGCCTCTGCTACAACGTCGGTTCGGTGGGCGGATTGAAAATCGACACCGAAGCCCACGTGATCGACACCGCCGGGGCGGCGATTCCAGGCTTGTACGCGGCGGGGATGGTCTCGGGCGGGTTTATCGGCCCGTATTATCCCGGCAGCGGTACTGCGGTTTGCGCCACCTTGGTTTTCGGGCGCATCGCGGGGCGCAACGCTGCGGCAGAAGAGGAAAAGGTCATCGAGACGTAGATCGCTCGTTGACCCGTTCAACTGACTTCGGGCCGTTTTCCGCAAGCCGAACGCCGGTGTGCCCGGCTATCCTTCCATATTGTCGTGTTTTTTATTTGGTATAATTGATACGGTGTTGGTCGTTTGACACGTTTTGTCCAGACCGCATAAAGTGGGTTGTATCGGTGGAAAGGGGACGGCCATGGCGCGTAAGGGACAAACGCCGCTGAGTGAACGCGACGAGGCAATTCGGGAAGCGATCCAGACCATTTTGGGCATGTCGGTTCCCAAGTACATTTCGATCACGTACGGCCGCTCGCAGAAGGCCGCGCAAATCATGTTCAACCAGCCCGAAACCCGCAAGGACCGCGACGAGGAACTACTGGACGAAATTTTCGAGAACAGTCGCGACGCCGACCGCTTTCTGACCCATTTCATCGCCCATATTCTCGGGTCCGATGAGCGCGTGCTGAGTAACATCCAAACGACTATCGATTCGCGCTTTCAACTCACGGAAGCGGAGAACACGATTCGCAGTTTGTCGCGGCCGATGCTCTCGGAGATCCCGGAAGTCAACCAGATCGAGATGGTCAACGACAAGTATTTCTACGCGGCCCTCGACATGCAGCGGGCCTGGGCCGACGCGAAGAAAAAGCAGGAAGACAGCGACGCGCCGGTGCGCATCCCCCACACGCACGAGCAAATCCGCCACGCCTTCCAAACGGTCATCGACATGGCCCGGCTCGTGATCGACCTGAAGTTGACCGACGATTCCCCCCGCGCCCGCGAAACCAAAGCGCGGGCCTACGCGTTGCTGGCCGCCGCGGCGATTCAAATGGGGCGCTACGACATCGTGGAGCAAAGCCTCGCCGAGTGGCGCGATCGCTTCGAACTGCACAACGACGAGAATATCCCCCTGCGCGTTCGCAACCTGCTCTTCCAAAAGGAACTCTGGCTTCGCAAGCGCAAAGGAGAATTCGCCGCCGGCCTGAAAACCGCCGAGCAGCAGTGGAGCGCGTGCGCAACCGACGCCAAACCGGCGCGCTGGATGGAAGTTGAGCCCCTCGCTTGTATCGGGCTCGAACTGGCGGCCTTGGAATACCGCACGCAGCAAAATCAACACGGAGAAAACAGCGCCGCGGCCGTTCAGGCGCAGGCCACCGTCTTACGCTGGCTGGAACGTTTCGACCACGCGCCCGACCGTACCGAGGAAATCGGGCATTACCTCAATACCGACCCCGAACTCGAAGCGGTTCGGGAAAAATCAACCACGCCTCCCGTCGCGGAGAAATGGAGCGAACTGATGAAGAAATTCGGCATGTTGGCCTTGGTTTTGGCCGCCCTAACCCTGTGGGCGGCGCTCGTTGCCGGTGCCTCGCCGGACGTAAACCTTGCCGCGCCGGCTGGTCCGGTTTTGGATAGCGCGCAGGCGTTTTCGGCGGCGGACTGCCTCCAAGCGGGCGCCAACCCCGGCAAAATTGTTATGGATTTACTCCGCTGGATATTCGCCCTGTGAGGCACGCTGAAGCGACATTCTGCGCGGCAAACACCTGATCGAGATAGAAGCGAGCCGCTTGACTACCATTTATTATCGTTATTAACTTGGTAGATTTGTTTTTCTATTGACATAGCCCTCTTCGTTGCCTACACTTGCTTTGTTTCGTAGCGTATGCCGCTTTGGCGGCTTTTCATTGATCCCGAGGGCACATCGTGGCGCGTACTCAGAACTCGACTCACCAGCTCGTTTTTCCGGTTTATCCGCCACGCACCCCGCTCATCACATTCAAAACGTCGAGGGATGGCGTTTGCCGTCCCCTTAATAAGCGGATCACCTCGGACGCCGCCGGCCGTCTCTCTCCACCGGCGCGCCGTTCGGCAGAATCCGCAATTCGGACTCTCCTGTGTGGATTTCGGTTAATACCTAGCCCTTCACTCATTCTCCACGAGAGTTCGGATTGTCGTGCCTGCATTCGGTGGTATCGTTTACCGGTAAAGCCGGCTTACGCGGAGCGATTGTGCGTAATGGAGGCGGGGCGTCTCCCTCGGCGTATTTCTCATTTCGATGGCTTCAACGCCAATGGCGGATCGCGCGGTGGGCGGCGGTCTCACTCGGCTGGGTGTGAAAGGGATGGTTAGCATGAAGTCTTTTTTGCGTTTGACCTTGGTTCTGCTCGTGGCGGCGCTCCTGTGCCTGGCCGCGTGCCAAGCCGACGATGACGACGACGACGCGGGCGGCAACGACAACAACCCGGGCGATGACGACGGGGCACCCGGTTCCTTCGGCGACGATGATGTTCCCAGCCTCGAGGAACTGATCGACGGCGTCGAAGTAGAGTGGTTCCCCTGCTCCCTTTACGAAGGATTGGATGACGGACGCGCCGAGTGCGCCGCCACCCAGATGCCGATGCACTGGCTGGAACCGGACGATCGCACGTTCACGGTGTACGCCAAACGCCTGCCCGCCGAGGGCAAGGCGGCCACCGCTCAGCTTTGGCTGTTGCACGGCGGACCCGGCGCTTCCGGCGTAATCGAATTTCCCGTTTGGATGGAATACTTCCACGACTATCATCCGGACTTCGACATCTACACGCTCGATCCACGCGGTTCGGGTTTTTCCGAATACCTCGAGTGCCCGTTGCAGGAGAGCAAGTACGGCCCGGCCGGCATTTCCTTCACCTTGGAAGAGGCGATCGCGTGCGGCGCGTACCTCGAGGAAAACTTCGGCGACGATCTGATCGTCTACGGCACCACGCATAGCGCGATCGATGTCGGCGCGTACATTCACCACACCCGCGAGGAAAACCAGAAGGTCTTCGTGTGGGGCGGTTCCGGAGGCGTTTTCTGGGGCCATCGCTACCTGCAGTATTTTCCGGACCAGGCCGACGGCATGATTTTCGAGGGCATTGTCCCGGCTGAGTCGAGCATTGCTTTCCAGGACGAATACGCCGACAAGGCCGTGCGGGCGATCTTCGACTTGTGCGCCGCCGACGAGTTTTGCGACGAACATCTTCCCGATCCCGAGCCGACGCTGTACGCTCTCTACGACAAGCTCGACGCGGGCCATTGCGCCACGCTGGGCATGACGACGGAATACTTGAAGGTCTTTTTCGACCAACTCGCGTACTACTGGCCTTGGTACGCGACGATTCCCGCGATCATCTACCGCGTTGATCGCTGCAGCCCGGAAGACATCAACGCTGTCGCCCTCTTCTTCAACCAGGTGTTCGGCTCCGGCAAGACGACCGACGACCTCGACAAGTTGTCCTTGAGCGAAGCCCTGTTCTATCACGAGATGTCCTCCGAACTCTGGGAGCACAGCCGCTTTCCGACCGACGAAGACCTCGTGACGTACCTCGACGGCGTGTACGAGACTTCGCTCGTCGGCTACGGCAAAGGCTACGACCGCCACGAGATCTACCTCAGTTGGCCGGTCTACGACGACCCCGTCGACGATCAGTGGGCGACCACCGACGTGCCGATGCTGATGATGAACGGCGTGCTCGACCCTTCCACGCCGAACGACTTCGCGCTGGAGATGGGCGAACATTTCAATGGCCCCCATCAGCACTTCTACAGCTTCGCCTACGGTGCGCACGGCGTCTCGGGTGCTTCGCCCTACCTGGACGGCGAAGACATCGCCGATTGCGGTTACAAGCTCTGGTCGGATTTCATGGACGATCCCACGGCGGAACTCGACGACGCCTGTGTGGCGCAGAACTTGCCGCCGAATTTCGAAGGCACCGACTACGCCCTGTACTTCTTCGGAACGGAGAACTACTGGGAAGGCGGACCGGCCATCACGACCAGCGGGGCTAATCCGGCGAAATCGTGGCCGGATCACATGTTGGAACAACAGCGCCGTCAGATCAACGATCGCGTGCGGCGCGACGCACCGGATATTGGGTTTTACGCGGAAGTTTTGGCTCGAGACGCCCTGCGCTAAGCGGAGGGCAAAAAAGGACGAAATTACCCAGCCAACTCAAGCCAAACTTCGAACCGTGATTGGGCGACCGAAAGGTCGCCCTTTTTTTTATCCGCCCGGCGGATTGGTGCCGAAAGGGTGGCTGGGCGTTTTCGACGATTGCCGCGCATTTTCATTTATGGCAAAGTTCGCGCAAAATTTTCTCATCCTTGCTTATCTTCGTAACGACCGCAGAAGGAGTTTTTAAGATGCGTATTTCCTGGCTGATTCCGATGTTTCTTCTTGCGGTGATATTTGTTCTCGGAGCGGTTTTCGCATGTGGCGATGATGATGATGACGATAACGACGATAACGACGACAACGACGACAACGACGACTCGAACCTGCCCGGTGACGATGATGCGACTGACGATGATGACGACACGAGTGGCGACGACGACACCGGCGACGACGACACCGGCGGGTCCGTCGTGTTTTTTGAAGAGGATTTTGAAGATTACCCACTCGGCGATGTTTCGAATTTTTTCGATGATACGTGGAATATCTTCGGCGACGAGATCGCGTGGAACATTATCAACGATGACGGGAAGTCGAGTGTCGCACTCCAGGCTCTCGATTCGGATAACCTTGCCGACTACGCCTGGGGGCGGGCTTCGACGTATCTTTCGGGAAGCGCGGAACTCGCCGATTCATTCACCGTCGACTACGACGTGCGCGTGTTGGGCAATGGCAAAATGATGTTTGGCTGCCACCAAGACGCCCTACTCCGGTTCTTTATCAAAGTCGGCGACGGGCAAGTCTCAACCCCACTGTCCGGAAATTGCGGTTACCTCGACGAGGAAGATTGGAACACCATCAGCCTCGACGTGTTCCCGCAAGCCAACAACTTCACCGTTTTCATCAACGGCGATAATAGCGACTGTCAGCATGTTTCCTACTCGGGCGGCGGCGCACCGCTGGACGGGTTCTTTTTTGAATATATTGATGACGGCGGGGATTGGCTCACGGATTCGCGCATCGACAACATCGTGGCGCGCACTTTCGACTAGCTTACTCGCGCAGTTGCACCTTGTGGTCGATGTGCTCCGGATACAGGTTCTGCGTAATCACATTCAGATGCGGTAGATCCAACAACCGCCACTCCAGCCACGCGGTGGTGTAGCGGTTTGTGATCTCGAGGCCCAACGTCGAGTCGATGAACTCGATGGGTTCGCCCGTGTGTACGCTTTCGCCCGTACCGCAACCGTCGCCCTCACCGAACAAACTCGGCGTGAGCGAACAGGCGTCGGTATACGTGTAATGCCCGCCAAGATAAAACTCGATCTTTAAGCGAGGCGGCGGCGCTTTGCGCCAGATCAAACGAAACAGCCGCGTGTACCCCGACAGCGTGTGATCCTCAAGCGATACGAAGGTCAGCAAGCCCTCCATGTTGTCGTTGATAATCGGGATGTCCGGCCCCGCCTGCGCCACACAGGCCGAGAAACGCGGGTCGCGCCGGAAGACCTCCAGCACGGTGTTGCCGCCGAAACTATGCCCGACCAGCGCCGCTCGCGTCACGTCGATCTTGTCGGTAAAAAAGTCGAGCGGGTCGTCGGCGTTCAATTCCTCGGCCACGTCCAATAAGTGGATCATGTCCTCCTGCCGCAGCAGGAAATCGGCCGGCGATTGCAGCGGGTTGTAGATAATAAGACGGTCCGGCAAAGCGGCGGCGAAGGCGTTCCCCGGGTGGTCGGGGGCGATCACGATGAAGCCGCGGCTGGCTAGGTGCTCGCAGGTCGTGTGCGCCGCGAAACGAATCGACGCGTTGCCGTGCGAGTACAAAACCACCGGGAACGGTCCGCCCGGCGCGATCGGCACATCCCGCGAGGGCGCGAAGGGAATGGACATGTTCGCCATTTCGTCGTCGGGCAGCAGCAAGTTAAAAATGAACTCGACCAGCCCCCCCCACTTGCCAAACAAGTCGATCGGCGTGTCGTGCGGCCCGATGTCGTCCGCGGGCAGAATCGGATACCACATTTCGGTGAGCAGGGGGCGATGCCGGATCGATTTCTCATCTTCGGCAAAGGTGTCGTACTCGAAAACGCGGGTCGTGACGCCCACGGCGTAAGGCCCATACTCTCCGGGGTCCGTCAGGCCGGGCGATGTGTCATCATCGTTGTTGTCGTCATCATTATCGTCGTCATCGTCATCAACAGCGTCGTCATTGTTGTCGTCATCGCCATCGATAGCGTCTTCCTCGCCGCTGTTTTCGTCCTCATCGTCACCGCTGCAGGCGACGATCGTCAGTGAAAACAACACAAACATAATCAGAAAAAGCACGGATAAACGACGCATCACAGCCTCCGTGGGCAAAACGCTTTCCAAGATCGCGCAACGGTTAATGATATTGAAAGATATTCGCAAAACGTAGCCGAGTTTTCAATCCGCGCGTTCGGCAAGCCAGGCAAGCAGGTTTTGGGTCGTCAAGCGCCAGACGGTCCTTTCGCTCAACAGGAACAGGCCACCGGCTTCCGGCGACCAAATCACTTCGCGCACCATGTGCCCGACGCGAAAACGCCCGAGCGTGCGGCCGTCGGAAAGTCTCTTCACGTAGACGATACCGTCGTAGTAAACCGGCAGGAAGATCAGGTCGTGCTCCGGCGCCACGGCCAAGGCGCGCACCATCGGCGGAGACGGCAACCGGCCGACGCGGCGCAGTGAATACGTATCGACGATATCGACGCTGCCCGCCAGCGGCCTGGTGACGTAAAGCCGGCGGCCGGCCTCGTCCAACGCCATGCCCAGCGCAAAGGCTCCCAAGCCGACGTGGCGGTTGCCGACCGGACGCGGCCCCTCACCTATCGTCACCTCGGTCAGAAAATGCGACAGAATCCAGCCCGACACGTAGCAGCGGCCGCCGCTCGCGGCGCAAAGCACTTGGAAAGGCCACGAGGTATCGGTCGGCCAGACCTCCCGTTCGCAGCGCT
It contains:
- a CDS encoding FAD-dependent oxidoreductase, which encodes MSKNDDKTISRRGFLRGGLVFGAATVTGVLTGCAGEDGADGKDGSNAYASGFDIDFAEEYDVIVVGGGGAGLTSALEAANAGASVLLLEKRDALGGSTALSGGVVQGSGTTYQQAFGITGDSAAKHEQYWLLAGEGAVDEDLVSLLAANSGPDVEWLGGLGAVYEDIYAVDSIPYIPADLMLARLHVATGLGHGYVDVLQAAAESAGVTIRLEAPAAALIQHPDLGIVGVTSTVDGADINIRAKRAVILASGGFDRNPELARAFSPQLYNDLQNNLVLSNSANEGDGLKMGMNVGADLAGMGGTISYPAIRVGRTEGGTPIPGIWVNAQGQRFVNEAAHYGYVSRAMFAQQEHIVWAVFDETVRQMGGATIGGWSDDLSSEIESGKIVTADTPAGLAAAMGVNAGMFPLTLAKWNNDLNGDAADSLFGREVALQALDTPPYFATRCLCYNVGSVGGLKIDTEAHVIDTAGAAIPGLYAAGMVSGGFIGPYYPGSGTAVCATLVFGRIAGRNAAAEEEKVIET
- a CDS encoding alpha/beta fold hydrolase, giving the protein MKSFLRLTLVLLVAALLCLAACQADDDDDDAGGNDNNPGDDDGAPGSFGDDDVPSLEELIDGVEVEWFPCSLYEGLDDGRAECAATQMPMHWLEPDDRTFTVYAKRLPAEGKAATAQLWLLHGGPGASGVIEFPVWMEYFHDYHPDFDIYTLDPRGSGFSEYLECPLQESKYGPAGISFTLEEAIACGAYLEENFGDDLIVYGTTHSAIDVGAYIHHTREENQKVFVWGGSGGVFWGHRYLQYFPDQADGMIFEGIVPAESSIAFQDEYADKAVRAIFDLCAADEFCDEHLPDPEPTLYALYDKLDAGHCATLGMTTEYLKVFFDQLAYYWPWYATIPAIIYRVDRCSPEDINAVALFFNQVFGSGKTTDDLDKLSLSEALFYHEMSSELWEHSRFPTDEDLVTYLDGVYETSLVGYGKGYDRHEIYLSWPVYDDPVDDQWATTDVPMLMMNGVLDPSTPNDFALEMGEHFNGPHQHFYSFAYGAHGVSGASPYLDGEDIADCGYKLWSDFMDDPTAELDDACVAQNLPPNFEGTDYALYFFGTENYWEGGPAITTSGANPAKSWPDHMLEQQRRQINDRVRRDAPDIGFYAEVLARDALR
- a CDS encoding alpha/beta fold hydrolase, which gives rise to MRRLSVLFLIMFVLFSLTIVACSGDDEDENSGEEDAIDGDDDNNDDAVDDDDDDNDDDNNDDDTSPGLTDPGEYGPYAVGVTTRVFEYDTFAEDEKSIRHRPLLTEMWYPILPADDIGPHDTPIDLFGKWGGLVEFIFNLLLPDDEMANMSIPFAPSRDVPIAPGGPFPVVLYSHGNASIRFAAHTTCEHLASRGFIVIAPDHPGNAFAAALPDRLIIYNPLQSPADFLLRQEDMIHLLDVAEELNADDPLDFFTDKIDVTRAALVGHSFGGNTVLEVFRRDPRFSACVAQAGPDIPIINDNMEGLLTFVSLEDHTLSGYTRLFRLIWRKAPPPRLKIEFYLGGHYTYTDACSLTPSLFGEGDGCGTGESVHTGEPIEFIDSTLGLEITNRYTTAWLEWRLLDLPHLNVITQNLYPEHIDHKVQLRE